In Arthrobacter sp. MN05-02, one genomic interval encodes:
- a CDS encoding amidohydrolase, protein MTRPEEFLHLTGTVLLSSTRTVPDVYVQHGRFTFTRPPGTPAQTLSGWVLPGLVDAHCHIGLDRRGLVPDALAEQQALQDRDAGTLLVRDAGVVNDTRWVQRRTDLPRLVRAGRHVARTRRYFRDYAVEVEPAQLAGAVAEQARLGDGWVKIVGDWIDRSVGDLVPAFPPAALKDAVDAAHAEGARVTAHCFAAATLDGMLDAGIDCIEHATGMLPRHVPRFVEQGVAIVPTLVNVDTFPAIADGAQQKFPDYAAHMRRLWGGRQEVVRRAHDAGIPVYAGTDAGSVIAHGRLPDEIAALAAAGLGATAALDAGCWAARRRLGFPGIEEGASADAVVCSSDPRRDPGTLASLRAVVLRGAVVRTMAAE, encoded by the coding sequence GTGACCCGTCCCGAGGAGTTCCTCCACCTCACCGGTACGGTGCTGCTGTCCTCGACGCGCACCGTGCCCGACGTCTACGTGCAGCACGGCCGCTTCACCTTCACGAGGCCGCCCGGCACCCCCGCGCAGACCCTCTCGGGCTGGGTGCTGCCCGGCCTCGTCGACGCGCACTGCCACATCGGCCTGGACCGGAGAGGGCTCGTCCCGGACGCCCTGGCCGAGCAGCAGGCCCTGCAGGACCGGGACGCGGGGACGCTCCTCGTCCGCGACGCCGGCGTCGTCAACGACACCCGGTGGGTGCAGCGCCGCACGGACCTGCCGCGCCTGGTGCGGGCCGGCCGCCACGTAGCCCGCACCCGGCGCTACTTCCGCGACTACGCCGTCGAGGTGGAACCCGCGCAGCTGGCCGGCGCCGTGGCGGAACAGGCGAGGCTCGGGGACGGCTGGGTGAAGATCGTGGGGGACTGGATCGACCGGTCGGTCGGCGACCTCGTTCCCGCCTTCCCACCGGCAGCGCTCAAGGACGCCGTCGACGCCGCCCACGCCGAGGGGGCGCGCGTCACCGCCCACTGCTTCGCCGCCGCGACACTGGACGGCATGCTCGACGCCGGGATCGACTGCATCGAGCACGCCACGGGCATGCTGCCCCGGCACGTTCCACGCTTCGTGGAGCAGGGCGTGGCGATCGTGCCCACGCTCGTCAACGTCGACACGTTCCCGGCCATCGCCGACGGCGCGCAGCAGAAGTTCCCCGACTACGCGGCACACATGCGGCGACTGTGGGGTGGGCGGCAGGAGGTGGTGCGCCGTGCGCACGACGCCGGCATCCCGGTCTACGCGGGAACCGACGCCGGAAGCGTGATCGCGCACGGCCGGCTACCCGACGAGATCGCAGCGCTCGCCGCCGCGGGTCTCGGGGCGACGGCGGCGCTCGACGCCGGCTGCTGGGCGGCGCGGCGCCGGCTCGGCTTCCCCGGCATCGAGGAAGGAGCGAGCGCCGATGCCGTGGTGTGCTCGTCGGATCCCCGCCGTGACCCCGGCACCCTCGCCTCCCTCCGGGCCGTCGTCCTGCGCGGAGCCGTGGTGCGGACCATGGCAGCGGAATGA